A portion of the Actomonas aquatica genome contains these proteins:
- a CDS encoding glycosyltransferase family 2 protein, translated as MSRPTLALCIPAYRAAWCLPRLLGSAARQGIPFDEILVYNDCSPDNTAEVAQAHGATVVDGKVNVGCSAGKNALLNVATSEWIHFHDADDELLPNFTQLAHAWMARGADCPDVVLFAYEYRDNENQTLLATRYFEADALRHDAVDYAIREQINPFCGLYRRDRVAGVGGYDTAPEILFNEDVAFHCKLAVAGLNFDAESAVSIINYRVGGSMSGSNQLRCIQAHVEVMRRLIPQVGKSHGAAIASRTWHAAGILAMHGKWDEADAAIALGRSVYPKPPDAINRTFAILCQLIGPERAFRLREGFIRRFKPHLRSSLDKQTSPSASP; from the coding sequence ATGTCCCGCCCCACCCTTGCTCTTTGTATTCCCGCCTACCGCGCCGCATGGTGTCTTCCCCGGCTGCTCGGATCGGCGGCGCGCCAGGGAATCCCTTTCGACGAGATCCTCGTCTACAACGACTGCAGTCCGGACAACACCGCCGAGGTGGCTCAGGCCCACGGTGCCACCGTCGTCGATGGAAAGGTCAACGTGGGCTGCAGTGCGGGAAAGAACGCCCTGCTCAACGTCGCGACATCCGAGTGGATACATTTCCACGACGCCGACGACGAGCTCCTGCCAAATTTCACCCAGTTGGCCCACGCGTGGATGGCCCGTGGCGCGGATTGCCCCGATGTTGTGCTGTTCGCCTACGAATATCGCGACAACGAGAACCAAACCCTCCTCGCCACCCGTTACTTCGAAGCGGACGCGCTGCGCCACGATGCGGTCGATTACGCCATCCGGGAACAAATCAATCCGTTCTGCGGATTGTATCGGCGGGACCGCGTTGCAGGCGTAGGCGGCTACGACACCGCCCCCGAGATCCTGTTCAACGAGGATGTCGCGTTTCACTGCAAATTGGCTGTGGCGGGATTAAATTTTGATGCCGAGTCGGCGGTCTCGATCATCAATTACCGCGTCGGCGGTTCGATGTCCGGCAGCAACCAACTGCGGTGCATCCAGGCGCACGTAGAAGTGATGCGTCGATTGATTCCCCAAGTCGGCAAGTCACACGGCGCGGCGATTGCGAGCCGGACGTGGCACGCCGCCGGTATTCTGGCGATGCACGGCAAGTGGGACGAGGCGGACGCCGCGATTGCACTGGGAAGGTCGGTGTATCCAAAACCTCCCGACGCAATCAATCGCACTTTCGCCATTTTGTGCCAACTGATCGGCCCTGAAAGAGCCTTCCGACTTCGGGAAGGCTTCATCCGCCGTTTTAAACCTCACCTCCGTTCATC